One Triplophysa dalaica isolate WHDGS20190420 chromosome 11, ASM1584641v1, whole genome shotgun sequence genomic window carries:
- the ggps1 gene encoding geranylgeranyl pyrophosphate synthase, whose translation MDGDKGATSERILLEPYKYLLQLPGKQVRSKLSQAFNHWLNVPEDKLQVIIEVTEMLHNASLLIDDIEDSSKLRRGFPVAHSIYGIPSVINSANYVYFLGLEKVLTLDHPEAVRVFTRQLLELHRGQGLDIHWRDTYTCPSEAEYRVMVLQKTGGLFGLAAGLMQLFSDWKQDLKPLLDTLGLFFQIRDDYANLNSREYSANKSFCEDLTEGKFSFPTIHAIWSRPESTQVQNILRQRTENMDIKRYCVDYLEKVGSFAYTRQTLMDLEADAYRLIAQLGGNPELEAVVEHLSHMYKEPEERGSEARGGPSEA comes from the exons ATGGATGGTGATAAAGGAGCAACTTCTGAAAGGATTCTTCTGGAGCCGTACAAGTACTTGTTACAATTGCCGG GAAAACAAGTCCGGTCAAAACTTTCTCAAGCGTTCAACCATTGGCTCAATGTCCCAGAGGATAAACTTCAG GTCATCATCGAGGTGACCGAAATGCTTCACAATGCCAGTCTGTTGATCGATGACATTGAAGACAGCTCCAAGCTGCGCCGCGGTTTCCCCGTCGCTCACAGCATCTACGGCATCCCGTCCGTCATCAACTCCGCCAACTACGTCTACTTCCTGGGTCTGGAGAAGGTGCTTACGCTGGACCACCCAGAAGCCGTGCGCGTCTTCACCCGTCAGCTGCTGGAGCTGCACCGCGGTCAGGGGCTGGACATCCACTGGCGTGACACCTACACCTGTCCGAGCGAGGCCGAGTACCGTGTCATGGTGCTGCAGAAAACCGGCGGTTTGTTCGGCCTGGCCGCAGGACTCATGCAGCTCTTCTCTGATTGGAAGCAGGATCTGAAACCTCTGCTGGACACCCTGGGCCTTTTCTTCCAGATACGAGACGACTACGCCAACCTGAACTCACGAGAGTACAGCGCCAACAAAAGTTTCTGCGAAGACCTGACTGAGGGCAAGTTCTCCTTCCCCACTATACACGCCATCTGGTCACGTCCCGAGAGCACGCAGGTGCAGAACATTTTGCGTCAGCGCACAGAGAACATGGATATCAAGCGCTACTGCGTGGACTACCTGGAGAAGGTGGGATCTTTCGCGTACACCCGGCAGACCCTCATGGATCTGGAAGCGGACGCGTACCGGCTGATCGCGCAGCTGGGAGGAAATCCTGAACTCGAGGCGGTGGTGGAGCATCTGAGTCACATGTACAAAGAACCCGAAGAGAGAGGTTCAGAGGCCAGAGGTGGACCATCAGAAGCCTAG